CCGTGTCAGATACCGTATCCGTATTCGTATTCGGGTAACATAGGTTAAAGGTCAAAATAGTCTATTTGATGATAAATGTTGCTGATAGTTGATTGATATTAGCTGAAATAGCTAtaacttttttattaattataaccaATTTACTCTTTGGAACCAACCGATTAGATTAATTGACAATAAATTGATGAATTGTAATATTAGACGTAATTGACAATAAATTGATGAATTGAGggttaacttaacatttttccaattttatggACTAATCTAATCTTGTAATATTACTAAATTATATGGTATACATACTATATAATGGAAATTCACCATGTAATTGGGAGAAGCTAGGCTCCATTTGTTTGTAGGAATATAAACATATTGTGCAAGAAAAAGTTTTCCTGAACTTTCAGTGCTTATTTGGTTAGGAAAATAAATCAATGGAAAATTTTAGATTCGTTAATagaaaaatttataaagaaagtgaggaaaatgttttaacttttaaaaagcCAAAAAAATTTCTTAAgtttttctacttcatttttttttacctttttgaaAACAGTAATcaccaacttttttttttttgtaacagaTGAAAGCAAAAAACAtaacagcaaaaaaaaaaaacagaacctagccaggcacatgactggtgaagCAGGCACCAATATTATCATCAAGTAGCAAACTAGTAATAAACTCCGAAGGGCTCAGGAAGATAGATACCCCCAGAGCCGCTTCATGACCTTCCGAAGCAAGCTGATCTACCACTCGGTTCTGCTCTCTAATACATGCACGAATTCCACTTGTGCAAGCTTCATCTGAGTACTGCGGATGGCAGTGACTAAATTTGTAGTATGTAATTGTGGCTCTCTCTCGTGTACTATCATCCGCACTGCCTCCAAGTTGTCCGCTTCTACTTGCAGCCACTGAATTTCCAACTCAGCTGCTCTCCTCATCCCAGTCAAGATTCCCCACATCTCTACTAAAATGAAAGACGTAATACCCAATACAAATTTTTCATTATTGTAGTCAAACATTGaaaaatactttatttttcaatacaaatttttttcttactcAAAATTTTCTAACAAACAAATTGAGCCTAACCTACTGTTTCTTCTCgtttttcattattgtaatcAAACACTGAAAAATACTTTATTTTCTAATacaaatttttttcttactcAAAATTTGTCAAGAAACAAATTGAGCCTAAGCTATTATGTGCTTCTTTTAGTCAATGATTGAATATGAGCTTTGAACTGCTggtggacaaaaaaaatcaattaccaCAGGATGGGTGCATCCAACTACAtaagaaaaaacaaattattCTAAGATAAACGTCGGAAAATAAGAACCAACTAAATCATCGAGGATTAGTTGCAACATCATGGGCAGGTGATGCTCAAATCTGACAAAACCAAGAGACAATCTATGAGCATCGGAGGCGAGAGCGTCCGCAACCCGATTCTGCTTATGGTAAATATGACAAACCTCCATCTCATCAAAGAGTGTATAAGGCATCTGATATCTAAGATGAGATCATAATGGACACCTGTAAACTCCTTCGAAGAAGTAATGCAGCGGATGACCTTCTGATATCAGATTCAACCAATAGAAACCGAATGTTGCACTCCTTGACTAGCAAAAGACCCTAATAGATCCCAAATTTCCGTTTCAAAATAACTACCCATACCTATTCGATGTTGAAAACGAAATCGCATACACTTTTACTGATAATGTtggtatttgattttttttaattattgtgaAAACATAAATAGTAAATTGTCTGGTGAAATGGAATTACAATCCTTTATAATATCAAAAGAGGATCAACTAAGTTTATACTAGACCTGTTAGACAGACAGGATGAGTTAGGCTCGAGGCCagcctaaaaataaaatatctggGCCTAACTTAACTTAGCCCATTTAAGTATTGGGCTGGTCTCGGACCGACtccagaaataaaaaaaaaaaaaaatctactcCTTGTACAACATTGAAAGGAGTATGTCCTTTAAATCTTGGTATCAACTTATCTCAATAAAGTAATATCGATAAAGTAGTATATCAGTAGTTTTAACTTTATCCCAAAAAACCATACCGAATGCACCGAATGCCCccccaccccccccccccccccccccccctttaatTCCCTTTattcttgtttgtttaaaaaaaaaaaaactcattcccttTACTCATTTTCGATTATGGGTTTACCCCACTTTAGATTAAGCCCATTACCCCATGCCAtatagggaattggattccctatactccattccctttcctaaacatatccaaacacataggggaattAATGTTTATTCATTTCCCTTCCTTTAGTTTCCTTTTCTTGATTTCTTTTTccttaccccttgtgaaccaaacgtCCCCTCAGTTTTTCGGACAGGAGACCCTTAGATATATTTATCCATTAAGTAATAATACATTCTTGtcaaaaaaaagtaaagaaaaaaaaagtaataacaTAATTTATCCTCACATAATGCAGGATAagatcatattttattttcaatttaatcATATCATCATTATCATCATCATCCACTTGACTAAAATCTTATTTCCAAGACTGACTTTCTGATATACTGGGAAAAAAAATTCTTGCTCAATCTCTGCAAACAAAATGATATGAGGTATGATTTTCCAAGTTCGAAATGCAGCATTTCACACGTTCGAATCTTACTCGACATCATTATAATCTTTAGTCCCGAAATTCTTGCACCAAAGCTGAGAGGGGATTGGACGAACTGGAAGATGAGGTCGTTGCTGCACATAATGAAGCTTTTTAGCTACTCACCTCTATACTAGAAGCACAGTTGCAGACACAAAATGTGAAATGTGATTCAAATTAAATGCACGGTTAAGGAAAATCTTGGTAGTTATGTAAAACGGGGTAATTAGTAGCAGCAAATAGGACCCGATTCCGACTataaaaggggggggggggaagcAGATTAATCTGTTAATGAGTCAAAAAGTATGTGCGTGTTAAACCAATCACCTATCGAACTTCAACCTCAGTCGGTAAGGCTTTAAGAAAACCTAAACAAAAATTGATATTATTGTCCTCATGATCCATTGCTACCTATTCGTGGACAGAGAGAGTAGTAtgtaatatatagataatataaCACGATTGTGATAACGATAAACCAAGTTGACACACTCATCATACACACAATCATCTTGCTTGCCTACACTTTTCTTAAAAATGTGGCATTGGCATAAATAAAGTGAAACTTTACATTTAGCCCATGTCacatattaatatgaagtggacctttaactatcaacttaagtttttagttcaattggttccatttCAGCACATAAATGCAAAAGATAGTTATAAACTCCTGTGGAAAAACTTCGCATTTATAACATGAGACAGAATTTTGAATCTTATGATGTACTTATTCAACGGAAAGAGTAAAGAACCTAGTATAGTCTCCCACATCAACCTGCACTGTTGATCACTATAATCAAATATTTCCTAGGCACTTATTTCTAATACAGAATCgaaatataaattttccaaACAGATTAACTACTCTATTCGCACTAGCACACAAACCCACAACAGACTTTACGAGTTAGGTGTCTATTCAGTTAGTAGGCTGTTATTCCGCTGTctttaaaaaaagtaaagaatAATTGAAAATGGAAAACAAACTCATTCTTAAATACTGATATTCGTTGAAGGTGAAATACAGAAACTAGGAAAGAAAGAACAAACAAGATAAATGAATTGAGCTAAAACCCAATCCCCTTCTCTACCAAATGGCAGAGCCTCTGCTAAAGCAGCCAAACAGAAATCTTAGCAAATGATTCAATCCCCACAACCTAATCAACAATTCCTACTTATACTCAGCCTATTACCCAAACTACCCTCCAGCTCATCTTCCCAAATAACCAACCTCTGCCAGCTAGCTCATTCCCTATAGCTCACCCCTTCCACAACATTTCTATCAATGGCTAGGCCATTCTCTATCAATTTTCCACCAATATATCTCCAAGAttttgagggcgagccttggcgcaacggtaaaacgttgttgccgtgtgacctgaggtcacgggttcgagtcttaggagcggcctcttgccaattaaattggcaagggaaggcttgcccccaatacacccttgtggtgggacccctccccggaccctcgctcagcggggacgcgtaatgcgaccgggccgcccttttttataTCTCCAAGATTTTATAGGAAAAAACTGATACATTATAAACTATTAAGCTATCCTTGGCGGATAAGATCCTTACTCTTCTAGTTCATAAGTTCCAGAGATTACTTAAACAAATGAACTCGGGGCCTACTTTAGTTTGAACAGTAACCGCCTCAAGGCTACTGAACTACAATAAGATTAGGGACAATGATAAGCCTAAATTTTTACTATCTATattatcggggaatcaaattaatgagtcacactatgaaactttgggagcgagtgatcgaacaaaggttaaggaggacggtgaagatctcggaaaaccagtttggctttatgccgggaagatcaactatggaagccatccatctaatgagacaattaatggagcactatcgaaataagaagaaagacttgcatatggttttcattgacttggagaaagcatatgataaggtaccaagggaagtactttggtgggccttgataaggaaaggcatttcgcggaaatatattgacatcataaaggacatgtatgagggagtatgcacgagtgtacgtactagtgttgggaagactgaagagtttcctattacgattggagtgcatcaaggttccgcactaagcccatttctttttgccatcgttatggatgaactaacaagttcacttcaagatggtataccatggtgcatgctgtttgcagatgatatcgtgttggttgatgagacgaaaggagtggagaggaagttggaactatggagacaaactctagaatctagaggctttaagttgagtcgaagtaagacagaatatttggagtgtaagtttagcggccgtaggagtagggaggcagggacaatcaccctagatgggagagttgttcaggcctcggattgcttccggtatttaggatctattatccaaacggatggagaagtagatggagatgttgctcataggattaaagctggttggtcgaagtggaagagtgctacgggtttcctttgtgatcccggcatgcctaatagattgaagggaaaattctaccggacgacaattagaccagcattgttatatggtacggagtgttgggcagtgaaacactgccacatccataagatgtcggtggcggagatgcgtatgttgagatggatgtgtggtcatacgagaaaggaccgggtgcgtaatgaaataattaggacaaaagtaggggtcacatgtattgagaataaaatgagagaaaaccgactaaggtggtttggccatgtgagacgtagagcgcttgatgcgccggttaggagaaccgaagagtggcaaagggatgtagtggtgaggggtaggggaagacctaagcaaacttggaggagggtgatcgagagtgatatgagtttactgggaattgaggaaaatatggtagtggataggacggattggagggagcgaatctgtgtcgctgacacgacttgactttcacggttttatatgatggttcatgttagccgaccccgaatcatttcgggactaaggctttgttgttgttgtatactACATTGGTTTGTCATTAGAAGGAGGAAGAAAAGTtacactcaatatatatatatatataaagcccTCGTATATTAAATGTACCACATCTTATAAGTTTTATGGATTATCACATAAGAATTCTACCAAGAAAAGTAACTACCATGAGTTAAACGGGTTATTTACACCCAGGGCCCCTGAACTTTGCTAATACTTTCATTGTGGTCCTTGAACTTCAAAATCGAACATTATGCTCCCTAAACTTTGCACTTTACTAATATAATGGCCCTTTTCCCATTGACCAAGTCAAAATGACCGATTACGAACTCCAAATGGAGAAGTCCAAGAGTGATAGTTGTTAACAACCAAATTTCCAATGGAACcacaattttcaaattttcaatgaCCATTTccggagctttctctctctaaacaacccctttctctctcctaaccaaacaacactcaaatgacctcaaaaccaaaaggttaaagaattaaagttatttagaatatcattTCTATCTTCTTTACAATGAAGGGCTATTTGTTATTAGAGTGATCATCTTGGTCAACAGTAAAAGTGGCTATAATGTTAGTAAAGTGCAAAGTTCAAGGGCCATAATGTCCATTTTTTAAGTTCAGGGGCCATAATGAAAGTAAGAGCAAAGTTCAGGcgtgagtgtaatttaccctaaattaaacTGCGAAAGCAAGATACTCCAAGGATATGCAATTGGAGGTGCATGCATTAGCTTTCATGGAAAACATCATCACTAGGCAAAGGAGCTAATAGAGACAACATAAGAAAGTGAACTAAATATAGCCATAATAGCCGCTAGAGCAGCCATTATGTCAATGGTAATACTGGACAAGGTATATGCAAACTGGTTGTTTGGATGTTGGAGGTATAGTCAAGATCCCAATACTGATGTTATATGTTACATCGAAACAGAAACAGGTATGGAAACTGCGAAACAGTTTGTAAAAACCATCGAAAATGAAAACGTGGGGAAAACgtctaaataataaaatatatggtTATATGATATATGAATGAAGTATAAATTCTAAAAAGTATAACAATGTATGTTTAATAGAGGgaaaattttctttttcattttgaaagc
The DNA window shown above is from Euphorbia lathyris chromosome 1, ddEupLath1.1, whole genome shotgun sequence and carries:
- the LOC136210982 gene encoding uncharacterized protein, which encodes MYEGVCTSVRTSVGKTEEFPITIGVHQGSALSPFLFAIVMDELTSSLQDGIPWCMLFADDIVLVDETKGVERKLELWRQTLESRGFKLSRSKTEYLECKFSGRRSREAGTITLDGRVVQASDCFRYLGSIIQTDGEVDGDVAHRIKAGWSKWKSATGFLCDPGMPNRLKGKFYRTTIRPALLYGTECWAVKHCHIHKMSVAEMRMLRWMCGHTRKDRVRNEIIRTKVGVTCIENKMRENRLRWFGHVRRRALDAPVRRTEEWQRDVVVRGRGRPKQTWRRVIESDMSLLGIEENMVVVRGRGRPKQTWRRVIESDMSLLGIEENMVVDRTDWRERICVADTT